The genomic interval TCTTACCTCATAGATCATTAATCAAAGTGAAATAAACTGACATAAATTATACTGAGTAATTCCATAAAAGACGCTGACAAACGAATTCCACTCAAGTTCTTGCTTGTGAACAGAAGCCTAAGGTAAGTGAGGCATCTACTGGTGAGATCCTGCAATGAAATCTGTGTAAAAATCTGAATCAAATCCTCCTCCAGGTTTTTCTGTGGCTATTGTGTGCTCATTTTGCTTTGCCAAATGAATAAGTGTTTCTTCATCTCTTTGACCAAAACTGCAATTTCTCCTTCAATGAATTCTTTCCTTCTGGCTTTAGCTATGTCTGCCATGCACATTGCAATAGTAGACTTGTAAAATATcttagaagaagaaaggaaacgaGCAAAAGAACTTGCCAAAAGATGAAATGCAGATGTTTAACAATGTCCAATCTTCccccagtccaatctatcatgACAGATTTTCTTCTTAATAGATTATAAACCTGTCTTCTGTGTATCAGGAGCCACTTCAATGCTCTGATCTTCTGTCCAAGGGTGCAAAAAATGAATACAATACTTAACACAACTGTGCTCTTTGGACATAAAAGCCAGAGCAGACAAAGAGGTGATTATCCAGGCAACTCAGTTTCCTTCTTTCATTCATCAGAAAATGTTTCATGCTACAGCACAATATTCTCTACAGTGTTCTCTAAATATTTACCTCTGCagaatgcattttttttaaGTCCCATTTATTTGTTGTGTAACACTACTTTGGATCAATTCGAGAGTGTCGCTTTCACGTCAACATGTTTCTATCTTCAAAATTCTGTGCTGCACCTCTTTACGTGCATCAGGCAACCATTTGAAAGGAGCCCCAAGGGAATTTTCCCAATAATTTCACTGATTTAATTGTTAGGATTAAGATTTTTAGAATCAAACCTTTAGCGTGGGGAAGGCTCACTCGTATCTGTGCTTGGAGTGTGGAGATGCATTTATGAAATTAAGAAGTACATGATTAAGCAGTCAAGTGAATGCTAAACTGGGCGAAGATCTGATCAAATTGTCAAAATACTGCTGCCCTTGTAGAAATGTCATCTTGACCTATCCAAGGAAGCCAAATGTTTTCTTAACTTTTAACATTTTGTTGCCTTAATAGGACAGTAGTGGTACATGAAAATACAAAAGCACCCTTAATTCTGCTCTGCTGCGCAGCACACTTGATATATTTAGATGTGCTGGCAAATCAGTTGTTTCATATAATCTCATCACAAGCCATTGCTTCAAAATCTCATCTAAGTCTGTTGCTTAACCTTGGACAGAGCATGTCTTCGTGCTTTCTTCAGAGCTTCTTCTGCCACATATATTAGATGAATCTGTAACCAAGCAGTGATTTCAGCTGTCCTTGACCGAAGTCAGCTAAGTAAGCAAAAGTAATTTTAGCCTTGCTAAACTGTCTTCCCTTTCTGAGAACtgacatcttttttttccctgacccTTTAtcatgttctgtgattcatttcacTTGAATTTTCAGCATAGCAGAAGTAATATCTGTTTTCTTCAGTTCTTACAGCAGCAATTTCCTTATATTTAGCCCTTTTTAGTAgaagtaaacaaacaaaaaaaaagtattgtGGCTGATGAATGCAAGACATTTTGATCTCTGAAATAGGTGTGCTAGGTAACTATGTTTAGTCTTTCCTCTGCTTGCTTTTTGTACAGAAACCAGATAATACCTGGTGAGTACTTTAAAAAGCGTGTTTTCTTCTGACTCAGGAATTCTACAGCTACAATCTGTGTGAGGCTGAGAGAAATCTTTAGACAAATATTGCAGTATGTTTGCTCTGTTATCTCTATTCTTCTACTGCATTGGCAAGCACACACCTTGGACAGAGGGGTTAGGTAGAGCTTTTTGTATGGCTGTTGTCCCCAGTGTTGATGTGCTTGGTAATAGTGAGACTTTCCAAAAGTGAGACTTTCCAAAGTTcacttttaaaatttatttagtACACCTACATAGTTCTAGGCAAGAAAAGAAGCTGAAAGAGTAAGGAGTGCTGGAGAGGGAGCAATGCAAAATACTACTGTCTCCTTTGTATcttagaaaggaaggaaagctgCAGTAACAATTGTTTTTGTGCTTCTACAAACCACTAGCACTCTTGTATTCCTCTCTTATTTTCCTTATATTTTGGCTGGTTCTGGGATGGATTGTTCCAGTGAGACATTTCAGGAGCTTTCAATAGGAGAAAGATGCACATCCAATAGAAGTTACTAAAAATATACTCGAGCAGTTCTATGATTGTAATCATACTGGCACCACAGAACAATCCAAGCTGTCCACCCACATCAGCTGTAATAGAAGGAAATAAACAGGTGTCATCCTTTGGTGTAGCCTGGTGAGGAAACAAAACTTTGCCAGATCCAAGCATTAAATAAACTCAATATACATAACCCATCACTTTCTGAAGACAGAACTAATATTTGTAAGAATGTTTATTGGAAAAGACTAATCTGTTTCTTAAAATTCTAAATAGAACTAGTACGACACAATACATCCTACAGTGGAACAGGTACTTTAAAGATTTTCTGCTTCTATGTCTTTAACTGTTCTCTTGCTTCTCCTCTCACAGTCTCCCTCTCCCCCAAAGTTCTGTCAACATCACCAGTCTTACAGTGTTGCATGTGATATAGCTGTAACCTAATGCCATATTTAATTATCAATCTCAGCTGCTGTCCATAGTGCAGGTTGTTTAATGCCATGACAGGAGACAGTATCAAAAATGACTGTGAGACAGATGCGATTTTTACTTCACAGTACACctgaatgtgtttctgtgtgacctgccctaggtgatcctgctttggcaaaggaggttggactcagtggtctctagaggtcccttcccacctctaacattcaatgattctattgctttttctttagaagcacacagagacaatggcacaggagaggagagaatTAAAAAACAGATTTGCTTGAGAGAATtatattatttttacttttagaTTAATTATTAATCAGTAATAAGTATAAAACATTCACTTACCAAGCAACTCAGATAAAGTCAaggccttctgctgctgtgttatTTTGTAGCTTAGATCATTGTATTTAATATCTATGTTCACAAGGTTCTGCCTAATGACAAACACATACAAGTATTACTTGAGACAATCAAAAGTCCATATCATTTTTACCAACACCAATCAGCATGAACTGAGTTCAGGGAGAGTGATCACATCTCTTAAACAACAATCAGATGAATGTTACCAAAACAAGCTAGATgactgaaggaaaagaaatagtGTCCTAATTAGAACAGTCATAACAGGTGCTTATCAGAGGAGTAGAAGTTCAGGCTGTGTTGAAGAAGTAACTCTAAATCTGTACTGTGAGGTAGACTTGTGCTTTTAAGTATTACAGAGATAAACTTAAGTGAAAGTGTCAAGCATCCTGGTCTATAGCAGATACAGTGCTTGGAAGTGTAGTCTACCACTCCTGATTACACGCAACTGTATATTTAACTGTGTTAAaaaacccttgtcctgtcctcagATATTTAGTTCTACCCTCTGCTAATACTCTCACTTCCCTAATCATTCTTGCCTACTGCAAAAACAGAAGAGCAGGTAAATCTCATGTGGAACGATTCAGTGTGAGTAAAGAGCTCATCTTTATGCTGTCATATGTACAGAAAGATTGTGCCTAACTCCAAAATAGATTATAAACATACCGGCTGTGGAATAAAGCAGACATAAGAACTAACTGCACACATAATATTGTGACCTCTAAGAATAAAAGTAGTGATTGTTTTATGAAAAATATTAATGACAATACAGTATCCACTATACAAAATAATCCCTTCTGTCTCTGCAGGTGATAATTCTAAAATTCAGGTGGCACTTACTAATGGAAGCTATGAGAAGATTTTTTTACTAAGACTTCCTACCATTGTCATGGAGTTGCTAGCAGAACTATCTAACTTCTCTTGCATCTTCAGAAATCAATGCTTCTCTGTTTTGTAGGTCAGAGTGCTACTTGATAATACATGAACAGGATTCCTCTTGGTTAAGGCTTGGTAACATGGGAATGTTTAGTATTTTCACTTGCTTAATTGAATAATTGCTTGTTTGCCCATGATGTTTACAGATAGTAAaataatcaacaaagataaaacaTCCTCAAAGGATTAATAGCTCTCACATAGAGCAACAGGTTTAATTTTCATAATATTGAAGggagacagattttttttttaatagggcCTATAGCAATAGGTCAAagagtaatggttttaaactaaaagagagtaggttcagactagatgcaagaaagatttttttttttttttctgggatgGTAGTGAACCACTgaaacagattgtccagagaggtagTAGATCTCTAGAAACATTCAGcatcaggctggatggggttttGGGCAACCTAGTCTAGTTGAGAATGCCTCTGATCATGGTAGGGgcaggtggactggatgatcttcaaaggtGTCCTCTCAACCCAAACTAGTCTATGATTCATGTAGTTCCTGTTGACATACGAACATATGGAAGCATTTGCAGGTTAATGCCTTGAAAAGTGAGAAAACTGAAGTAACTGAAACGGTGAAACACTTGTTGATACTTCATTAGCCAAATTTTCTACAGTTCTTTAtaaatgtttgggtttctttaatTATGGATACTATGAGTTCATATAGAACTTAATTCTTGTTTGTACTGCCAATATCTATGTCTTTGACAATTAGAGTGTATCTTTCTCAGTCTGTGTTTGGATATATAGTGCTTGttcttggttctatgattctaagacagtcATATTAAACTGCAACCATATATGATATCTCTTCCATAAATGTAAAAGTATGCAGATTATGTCATCATGGTGCTACTACTGAGAGACACAGCTCTGTGCATAAGTAATAACACCATTCCATGGACAGAGTATAGTCAATACTTTTGAGACACATTTTCAcaccagaaggtctcttctTTTGGGTATAAAGCACCTTGCATTTGCATTTTCAGTCAGATAGGTAGAACCATGCTAATTCACTCCTCTTCTACCTCAAAGTTAACATTGTGCCAAATATATTACGAATAACTTGTATAATATAAATGGTATTACTGAATTCCACTAAAAGTAGAAAAGACTTTATTGCTATGACATTATTACTATGGTAAAACCTAGCTCTTTGGTGCTCATGAAGCTTCCTTTGGTAATGagtagagagaaaggagaacaaCTTTATATAGCACCTAGGTAGTTTGTTCATTGATTTCAATTATGAAAAGGTGAAGATTTAACTTCTCCATTGGATGGATTGTGGATAGCTTTGATAACTCTGCCCTTTCTTTATTCTTAATTGTGACAGTGGTCAACCAGCTTTGTTCTAAGACATTAATGACATGCAAAGTGATCAAGAACATTACTTTTTAATGGCAGTATCTATTTTATGTTGTCCATAAGTTGTAGATGTGTCTGCTTTATGTTTATGAACACATCTAAGTCCTAACCAATTTTGTCTAAGAGGCTGTTTTATCTCTCAGACATTGTTAATGCCACACCTAAGAGTATATTTTTAAAAGGTTGTATTCACATCGTGTCATCTGTTAGCACACTTAAAAGTAATTGAGAATTTCTTTATTAGATAAGGTGTTAAATAATATTACCTGATATATTCTGGGCTTTTCTTCAGTCTCGTAGAAAAGTATTTCATGCCTTTTTCTCCTCCCAAACTTGAGTAGGTCACAGTGGTAGGATAATCTGTTTCTTCACATGGGGTGGGGCAAGTGGAATTGTGGGTTCCTACTGTACATAATCCTTTTACCTCTATATCGTCTGAAATTTCAAGAGAATAATAATTCTAAAAACCTACAGAgtttaaaatgtttattttgaACTTATGAAATTACTTTTAATTGACTTTGATAAATATGTAGGGTAATTATCTTGAGATAAGTGGATACTTACCAGGCCTGAAGGGACAAATAAGTACTTGTAACTGGCATTAGGGTAACTGATGCGCAGTAATCGGGTGAGATTTTTCTGGTCACTTTTTTCCAAAGAAATTCCACACCTGTAAGTCTTTCTGCCTTTGTTTTAAGGATCTTAAAGGTACTTGATTCCTCTGCTATAGGCAGAGGCATGTTCTactagactaggttgctcaaagcctcatccaacttgtctttgagcacttccagggttggagccttcacaacttctctggacaacctgttccagtgcctcaccacccttgtgaTGAAAATCTTTCTAATGTCTGATCTAAATCCaccttccagtttgaagccattacccctcattCTGTGAACTCTATCTCACTGCTgcatttggtgttttgttttagtTGATCAATATTGCCTACTTTTTTGGAATTGGCTTAGAAAATGCAAATATGAACTTATTACTTACAGAATGCTGGATAAACACAATTGTAAAACTTGAGTAAATCACACTCTGTTCCATTTccttaaaaatgaaaaaaaaaaaaccaacccaaatgtTAGGATCTTCAGTTAACAATCTGAGCCTTAGCATCAAAGCCTGCTCATCACTTCACATTTATCATTATACAACTGAAAAGTCTATTCAGCTGGGCATGGTGCAGTTATCAACACCAAAGGGAGTACATAGGAAAAGGAGATAATAGACAGAGCCAGGACACTTGCAACAGGGTACAGGCAAACACCTTTACTGTATGCCAGCTAGAACTGCCTTTCAGCTTGTAGCTCACTCTTTGGTTTAGCTTGCTAAAGCCAGGAATTCCTGTTTTTCCTAGTGGAGATGAAAATGCAGAGTAGGGTATATGGGATGTGATGGGATTAATATAATGACCATATTTCATCAAAAATTTGAAGTCCTTCAAAGAGTTGTTTGGAGACCCAAGGAATAAAATAACACCCTGAGCTAAGAACACAGTTTTCAGATGATCTCAGTTTCACCCCATTTTTTACCCTTGCATGAAAATACTGCTTATGAGTTTAACACACAGGAGGCGTTGCTCTCCTTTACCTGTCAATGTATAAAACTCTCACCCTGGAGGGAGACCtagaattaatttattttttcaaaCTCCTTTCCATGAGAGTTTCCAGGAGACTGCCAGCCTCTTTTCCAAGAGATTATCAGCCTGACTAGAAATTAATCATTAATGGGTCTTCTCAAGTGAAAACATTGTACCTCTCTTGGGGttatttaaaaatacattgAGTCAGAAAGTGCAGGTATGACTGCTTTTCTTGCTCCCTAATCACGAAAAAGAGCTGTGAGAGCAGTGATGTGGGTTCCAGCTCTTGCTTCAGAAAGAGATACAACAATGTTCTCAATATATGTAATGCTGAAAAGATGGGAGGGAGGAGATGGATCAGGGCTCAGTGTTACTGCTTTACATTTCTAGAGTAAAATGCCTGGTTTCCTGAGGGGACATAGGTGAGCACTTTGATCTTTGGGCTGATGTCAGCCTTTTGTCTTTTACACAGCCCATTTCTGGTGTACTTTGCATTTTGGCTCAATTAGATGGCTCCATGCAGCCTTTTGGGTTTCACGTAGCCCTCTTCCAGCACCAGACTCTTTCCATAGTTCATGTGGAAGATTTTGGTTTCTGTCTTCCAGCAATCAGTACTTCTGGCTCTTCTAAGCAACTGCAAAGTAGGTTGTTTGCAGTAGGGACTTGGTGTCAGCTCCATAGGAATACAAATTGAAAACTAGGGACTTGTCTCATACCCCTGAGGCATAATCTGTTCTTTCAAGTCTTCTGGTCTTTTCCTAAGAATAGCTAGTGACCCAGATGCTAGGTCTAGAGCCAAGCAAATAACTGAATTGaaattaattaaaacaaacaaaactaacaacaaaaaaagcaacaacaccaaaaaagccaaacaaacagaTTTATATAATTTTAATCAATCCTAGCTGTAGATATCAATCTGCTTTGCTGTTAAGTAACAAGTACACCTAACAAAGTGACCAATGCATGGTATGATATTCTGAGAAGTACCTGGAAGAATGAATGGcaaacaaccacaccactcctgtATGTACCGGGCTTTGCATTCCTGCAAGCATCCATTAGTGCTATAAGTCTTGTGATACTGAAGCTTTATATCAGGCTTGCACTCTCCCCATGGATATTCCTGGATAATTGACTGTAAGATAAAGATaacagaatatatatatatatatatatatatatttgtctCTGTTTTGAGTTTATATATTATTTTCTCCCATTTTAAAAAGCCTGTTGAAAACACAAGTAATAACATTGTGATTTAATCAGAGACAATTACAGTTTGTGGTTTGGGGATTTTATAGCAAAAGCAGGACCTGATCAGATAGTCTAGCACAGAAGGGTAGTCCACTACACTTGAATTCCACTAGGAATCTGAGACAGCCTTTGCAGTAATGGAATAGGTTGATGGGGAAATGCTGCAGTGTCCTTATATCATCATAtgtcagcaagactgtgagctaTTAAGAAAGAAAGGCTGACTTTAATAGCTACAGATTATAAACACCAGTGACATCTTCCCCTTGAGCAGCAACGGTTTTGTGTCTGAAAGAAATGTTATTTTTAGGAGTCACCTTGGCATGATAAATATTTTACCTTCCAAAATGTCTAATTCATTGTCACGCTTCAGAAGAGAAGTATAGGCAGTAAAGACCAATTTTTCCACTTGATGGACAGAGTCCTTACCTTCAGCTGGCGGATTGCAACCTGCGCGTGCATGCCGACCGGCGCTAATAAACCTAAACCATCAAAGCGTGGAAGCTCTTCGGGGGAATGGATAACAAAAGTTATACCAGCATCAGTGTAACCAAGGGCAGGTTCATCAGTGAATTCTTCCTGATACAAAAACAAACAGTTTTGGCTGTGGCTACCATCTGAAGCTTAAGCTATATTTAACATGGCGCTATGCACTTTTATTTGGTCTTTTGTCTCTAGTCACGCTTTTGGCAGTTTACAGAAAAGTATAGAAGAAAACTGACATGAATTTTCTGTGTGGGTTACCACGGTGGGGTTCCTTGCAGTTGCTAGAAACTGTCAGGATTTTGATTCCTTCTGTCATCTCCAAATTTCAAAAGCATAGGTAAACATAGATGGTAGAGATGAACATTTAGTCATAACCTGGATATTTGTTCCTTTTATTTGCAACTACCCCTTATTTCTCTCATTTTCATTATTCTTTCCAGGACACGTGTCTCTCATAATTCTATCAGAATAGAAATGAATGCTCAAGTCATTTGTCACTctagattttgttttcttctccaacTTTACAAGGGGATATTCCCTGAATTTTCAGTGTTTTGTTGGTCAAAGACAATTCTAATTACCTCAGAGACTACTTACAGTGTGAAGACCAGATCTTAGCTCTCTTTGAAGACTTAACAGCTGCTGATGCTGTCACTGAAGTTCAGCACTAGTTAGAAATTGAGGCCCTGGACCTTttattaaaatgaaataataCTCTCCTGAAGTGCTTGTGTACAAGTAAATTATAGTTCTGATGATGTTTCAAGTCGAAGTGAactctgtgtatgtgtgtatatatatacacgcATATACCATTTAGGTGGGGATAGTCAATCATAATTTTGGCTTTTAAAATCTTCATTAGATCTTTCTTTAAAATACCCTCTCAATCAGAACTAGTCTTGATCAAGAACTGTGTataaaactaaacaaacaaacaaaaaagaaacccaaaccagctcTACTCATCTGTAAGTTATAATGTGTTGTTTATAATCATTAGGATAGCTTTACCTGTTGGACATCAAAAAGCAAATGTAAGCCTCTTCCAGACAAACTGACTTTTCTTGCTGGAAGATCATTGTGATTAAAAGTAAAGCAGTTTCCATATTCAGTGAAGACATGTTCAAAATCCttcagaaaaaaagagggaagagaaaaatgaaagattTCCTGAACTTTCCTTAGTGAATTGCAATATATAGATGGACTGCTGGGGTTGTGGCtttgttgcttgtttgtttttcttttccccaaagGCGGTGCTAAATATTGCAGTCAAAACAGTGGTAATTGATGGAACTGTTCAAAAGCATTTGCATCCTTTTCTATAGCAAACAAAGTTTAAAGGAGGAGTTTCACATTGTTTATTGATACCTATGAGCTGGTTAGAATCATTTAATGAGCCCCTGTTTTTTTTCTATACCTGCTAGATGATATAGAAACTAtttattcaaaaccagcttgttTAATTTTTCTGGTAGATGTTTAGTGCAGGCTGTTTCAATATTTAATGCTGTGTTATGTATGAAAGTACAAcaccagcatttttttttccaaaaccaCTTTATCAGTTAATCTGACTGCATCTCACTGAGTTTTCATTATTAGCACTAGTATCTTTCAGTTAAAGAACTCTCCAATGTCTAATTTTAATGGTTACAGCCTATCTAGAGATCAGAttgatctgaaaaaaaaatcagacttgAATTTCCATTCACATTTTCTATCTATTCTGGTAATAGATATATGGAAGAATCAACATAAAAATGAGGCAATCACATTCTTTGGCCATTGCCCAAAATTCCCAAAGATGGGCTGTATTCACCTCAATTCTTAACATTCTTGTGGACTCTGCATATAGTTACCATGGCTGTTGATGTTCTTGACCTGAAGAACAAAACTACACAATCATATAACACAAACAACTCTGTTCTAACTGACCTCTGTTCTAGGCCATTTATGGAAAAGGTTGTTAGATATAGCCTGGAGGTATGAGAGCTTTCAAAAGCTGCTATCTGTGCAGAAGTGGCACTAGGAAGAAAACAGTTTAGACTGAGATCCCATTTTACAGCTCAGGGAGTCCAGCAGGCGGTCTCTGCAGTTAGCGGGAGAATTGGGGTCCTCGGAACAATTTAGAGCAAGACATTTTTTGACATTGGCTGACAGTAAAGAGAAAatggggagcagctggcaaAGCTAGATGTCTCAAGTTGAGTGGCAAGAATACAGCCTCCTTTACTGTTTTAATAAAATAAAGATACTTACCTGTGGATAACATGGCTTTCCAAAAAAATCACATTCTAGCAATGTGCTGCTGTTCAGATAAAACCCATTTTTCCTTGTAAACTCTTTGATGTTGAAGTTCTGGTTCCCGAGAAGGAAATCATTCAGTTCTTGAGAAAATTTATTTTCCATAGCAAAATTTTTGAGCACTCCAGACACAATAGTCCAAATTAGAAAAATTATTTTGAGGTTGCTTACTGCATGAGTTTGAAACCTGTTGGtgtgaagaagaaagaattgtCTAGAGTTCTGCAGAGTTATAGCACTCTAAGTGATTCTTGCCCACTATGCTGTACTTTGATCTCTACAACAGGAATGAACAACATGGTCTCCATTTCTAGGAAGGTATTTTCCACATCTGAAAACAGAAAATGGACACCTTCCTGTGGCTGTTCTGGGCACAACATTTCtgcttatttaaaaaaaaaaaaaaaaaaaaaaacaaacaaacaaaaaacaaaaaacaaaagagcAAGTAGATTAGCCACCTACATAAGTCAACAACTACATTTGGAGAACTAATGACAAGCCGAAAGATTGCATTTATGTGTGGAAAAGTATCTAGGAGGAGCTGTTCTTTTCAGAAGAGTTGTCTTCTAGCTTTATAAAACATTGATTTCTAAGTGCATTTGCAGTAATCTCCTGCACCTGCTTTTCTaaggcacagcactccagtgtGTACAGTGTACCTGCCTATGTTTTCTGTGGCTAGCGACAGGATGCTGTCCCTCTCCTACAATTCAGTTGAAAGACCTCAGCAATAGGAGGCATTGGAGATGATTTCCTGATGTGAAGCTCTGAAGTCCCTTATTGATATAAGGGTTTACAGAAGAGTTAAAAGTATGAAAAGAGAACAGACATAAATGAGGTTACAACACCATGTTCTTTAGAACTGTGATTTTGTGTAATCCTAATTTAAAAAATAGAAATGTATTTTTTGTGATGGATTTTAAAGCTTAGCTTAAGGACTGTTGGTAGGAGCAATTATTCACAACTTGGTTTGAGTTAAAACATTAAGGTAGATCTGTGCCTCTTCATCTTGCCAACAAATGAAAATGGCTGCTAAAAACAGGAGGGAAGGACAAGCACAGCATGCACAGCAGATGGATGTGGCAGCATACTGTTGCTTAGGCACACATCTGTCATGCTCAGTAGCTGACTATTTACTTGCAATGTGCTGTTACTATAGTTACAAGAAAAGATGCATTTTTATAATAGGCAGCCCACTTTAAGAAGGATTTCTCTCCGCAGTATGTATTGTGCAGTGTAAACCAGGATGGCTTTATGCAGGACAATGAAAAGGAGACgtagagaggcagagcagctctaaGTATTTGAGACTTGGCCTTCTAGCTGATTCTGCCAGCAAAAGGTAAAAAGATAAGAAGCCACATGGGTAAACTTTTTGTATTTCCCAAACTGTTCCTAAATTACATATGTGCTCTAAAATTCAAGCTGTAGATTCATTACATTATTTTCAAAGTGGTTGCTCCTGAATCCTGGCAATTATCTTTATCTTCAAATGTAGAAATCTGTAGCTTAGATACATGACttccaaacaaaccaaatgcTTCCCTCCTGAAAATCTCACTGACATCAGCTGGAACCATAAAGGCTGAGCTCCTCAGAAAAAATCATCTATGTTGACCATGAATTCTATGCTTGTATGAGGTTTCTATTTTAGTTTTTTTATTGGCAAATCTTTATTTTTACCTTGTGACTAATTATTGTCCCTTAGCTACATTGTAGAAGCACCACTCACACATAGAATAACCACACTGGTATCTTTTCTACTTCAAGTTATGTTCTGAAACTTAAAAATATGTAGTTCATCAGAAAGACAGAAGGGTAAAAAACCCTTCCTTTATTCTCCTCTTATTAAATCTCATGTGGCGCTGTGGAAGATGCGTCCCTCAGGGCCACATTTACCCTGTCTTAGGTGTTTTATTCAAGCAAAATGTGGATCCTGACTGCTTTCAGATAAAGAGGTGCTGCCTCTCAAgagcaaacaacaaacaacacttTTACCTGTTCAAGGTGCAAAAAGTCACAGCAGGGAATTTGGCGTTTTCCACGTACTGCACTACCACTGCAGTTGTGGTTGGCCAGGTGAAGTAGTAGGTGAAGCG from Pogoniulus pusillus isolate bPogPus1 chromosome 9, bPogPus1.pri, whole genome shotgun sequence carries:
- the ASIC5 gene encoding acid-sensing ion channel 5, which translates into the protein MDQLGTFIQSDSKGLLEKIRSSLIKKLVPHLEGRRIYHQEFASTTSFHGVRNIVQTQSKARRLLWLVVVVGCLATVIWQICSRFTYYFTWPTTTAVVVQYVENAKFPAVTFCTLNRFQTHAVSNLKIIFLIWTIVSGVLKNFAMENKFSQELNDFLLGNQNFNIKEFTRKNGFYLNSSTLLECDFFGKPCYPQDFEHVFTEYGNCFTFNHNDLPARKVSLSGRGLHLLFDVQQEEFTDEPALGYTDAGITFVIHSPEELPRFDGLGLLAPVGMHAQVAIRQLKSIIQEYPWGECKPDIKLQYHKTYSTNGCLQECKARYIQEWCGCLPFILPGNGTECDLLKFYNCVYPAFYDIEVKGLCTVGTHNSTCPTPCEETDYPTTVTYSSLGGEKGMKYFSTRLKKSPEYIRQNLVNIDIKYNDLSYKITQQQKALTLSELLADVGGQLGLFCGASMITIIELLEYIFSNFYWMCIFLLLKAPEMSHWNNPSQNQPKYKENKRGIQEC